One Curtobacterium herbarum genomic window carries:
- a CDS encoding 2'-5' RNA ligase family protein: MTQSDPADRTQRPLDATDPYRYGVYLRPDARTCRAVTVVTDQLRAQYGLVSAGAFPPHATLVGSQPFGRDVTEVVQALTTLLADSPAFDVHNAGARGQGIGYVYDVAERPDGTLNQDFIQLAADVDAAVAPFRRSMDSPPPNDYLPEKWRAHLSLASHDLYDRPDLRDEVGAFIRELDVDVPSGFRGDTVVLYRTASPDWSGRWWHTMTWEHVHTWTLTGR, from the coding sequence ATGACCCAGTCCGACCCCGCCGACCGCACCCAGCGCCCCCTCGACGCCACCGACCCCTACCGGTACGGCGTCTACCTGCGCCCCGACGCCCGCACCTGCCGCGCCGTCACGGTCGTCACCGACCAGCTCCGCGCCCAGTACGGCCTGGTGTCCGCCGGCGCGTTCCCGCCCCACGCCACCCTGGTCGGCAGCCAGCCGTTCGGCCGCGACGTCACCGAGGTCGTCCAGGCGCTGACGACGCTGCTCGCCGACAGTCCGGCGTTCGACGTCCACAACGCCGGCGCCCGCGGGCAGGGCATCGGCTACGTGTACGACGTCGCCGAACGCCCCGACGGCACCCTGAACCAGGACTTCATCCAGCTCGCCGCGGACGTCGACGCCGCGGTCGCCCCGTTCCGCCGCTCGATGGACTCGCCGCCGCCGAACGACTACCTGCCGGAGAAGTGGCGCGCACACCTGTCGCTCGCCTCGCACGACCTCTACGACCGCCCGGACCTGCGCGACGAGGTCGGTGCCTTCATCCGCGAGCTCGACGTCGACGTGCCGTCCGGCTTCCGTGGCGACACCGTCGTCCTCTACCGGACGGCCAGCCCGGACTGGAGCGGCCGCTGGTGGCACACGATGACCTGGGAGCACGTCCACACCTGGACCCTCACCGGTCGATGA
- a CDS encoding LacI family DNA-binding transcriptional regulator → MTITLAEVARATGLSRSLVSLALRGDDGVSAPCRERVVRAADELGLPVGALARRRASGDPLVLGVLVTDAEHPFHAEVLASAHVTAATLGFALRVVDAGRDDARLVAGLEALTTSAKSADGVLGVAVVSSRLAPARVVAAARRVPVAVLGSGAGLLAGVGVDTVGVDEESGMRDLLLYLASLGHVRTCFVAESAFPSTTRRGRVHAEVSGWLGAPGEQCTADIDTLVAEPARVARHLDDGVTAFVAANDATAARLLAAAHGAGLDLPTVAVVTGFDGTVLAERLDLTSVGQPCRRMGARVVELVVERLRGRRVDRHEVWPTALVPRCRPRSALPSAHSEA, encoded by the coding sequence ATGACGATCACCCTCGCCGAGGTGGCGCGAGCGACCGGGCTGTCCCGGTCGCTCGTCTCCCTCGCCCTCCGCGGCGACGACGGGGTGTCCGCACCGTGTCGGGAACGGGTGGTGCGCGCGGCGGACGAGCTGGGCCTCCCGGTCGGCGCCCTGGCGCGGCGACGCGCCTCCGGCGACCCGCTCGTGCTCGGCGTGCTCGTCACCGACGCGGAACACCCGTTCCACGCCGAGGTGCTCGCGAGTGCGCACGTCACGGCGGCGACCCTCGGGTTCGCCCTCCGGGTCGTCGACGCGGGGCGCGACGACGCACGCCTGGTGGCCGGACTGGAGGCCCTCACCACCTCCGCCAAGTCGGCCGACGGTGTCCTCGGGGTCGCGGTGGTGAGCAGTCGGCTCGCGCCGGCGCGGGTGGTCGCAGCCGCGCGTCGGGTGCCGGTGGCCGTCCTCGGGTCGGGGGCGGGCCTCCTGGCCGGGGTCGGGGTCGACACGGTGGGTGTCGACGAGGAGTCCGGCATGCGGGACCTGCTGCTGTACCTGGCGTCGCTCGGGCACGTCCGGACCTGCTTCGTGGCGGAGTCCGCGTTCCCGTCGACGACACGGCGAGGCCGGGTGCACGCCGAGGTCTCCGGCTGGCTCGGGGCGCCCGGGGAGCAGTGCACGGCGGACATCGACACCCTCGTGGCGGAGCCCGCACGGGTCGCCCGCCACCTGGACGACGGCGTGACGGCGTTCGTCGCGGCGAACGACGCGACCGCGGCACGGCTGCTGGCGGCTGCCCACGGAGCCGGACTCGACCTGCCGACGGTGGCCGTCGTCACCGGGTTCGACGGCACCGTGCTGGCGGAACGGTTGGACCTGACGAGTGTCGGACAACCGTGTCGCCGGATGGGCGCGCGGGTCGTCGAGCTCGTCGTCGAACGGCTGCGGGGGCGGCGCGTCGACCGGCACGAGGTGTGGCCGACGGCGCTCGTGCCGCGGTGCCGGCCGCGGTCCGCGCTGCCGTCCGCGCACTCGGAGGCTTAG
- a CDS encoding tyrosine-protein phosphatase — protein sequence MPNRPARAHALFRAASIATAAAAVFGSVCLSTTTASADSGLQPAFTAQDHPVTDVPGMVNGRELGAFTGLDGRRVDATRLIRSESLDKVTAAGAQTLAGKYHVDLVVDLRTPGQVAAKPDVTIPGAKVVDISMFGADGDYPDDTVMYHDLTDKGYVDAADRGPMISAYAQVLQILATHTTGTVLIHCSHGMDRTGTVIDLLDRVLGVDSADVLHDYLLSNTQLGVTWATPQLLQGTFEHDVATKYAGMDSYLSKTIGVTPAEVAALRARFLVSDDASASAVTVGGVTVPLAAAATPAGATVTAPLTALTAADVHVTTTNSAATSSVAVTGRSAVVTVTAADGTTTKQYRVTVQQPALSVVANGPAAHGPFAPGSAVTITSAGLTPGAVYSVVVHSTPRVIGTVTATAAGTVSASVVLPADLAAGAHTLFLADAKGTAVTTAARIVLVARSATGTTTTRGGTTVATVPVRSSSASGPSVATGGTVVASPADGGVLPWVLLGGLGSALLAGLGVLRLRGRASNGQFRSGR from the coding sequence GTGCCCAACCGTCCCGCCCGAGCACACGCGCTGTTCCGAGCCGCGTCCATCGCCACCGCTGCCGCCGCCGTCTTCGGCTCCGTCTGCCTCTCGACCACCACGGCGAGCGCCGACAGCGGCCTGCAGCCCGCGTTCACCGCGCAGGACCACCCGGTCACCGACGTCCCCGGCATGGTGAACGGCCGCGAGCTCGGCGCCTTCACCGGACTCGACGGACGCCGGGTCGACGCAACGCGGCTGATCCGCTCCGAGTCGCTCGACAAGGTCACGGCCGCCGGCGCCCAGACGCTCGCGGGCAAGTACCACGTGGACCTCGTCGTCGACCTCCGCACGCCCGGTCAGGTCGCGGCGAAGCCCGACGTGACGATCCCGGGCGCAAAGGTCGTCGACATCTCGATGTTCGGCGCCGACGGCGACTACCCGGACGACACCGTGATGTACCACGACCTGACCGACAAGGGCTACGTCGACGCTGCGGACCGCGGCCCGATGATCAGCGCCTACGCCCAGGTGCTCCAGATCCTGGCGACGCACACGACCGGCACCGTGCTCATCCACTGCTCCCACGGCATGGACCGCACCGGCACCGTCATCGACCTGCTCGACCGGGTCCTGGGCGTCGACAGCGCGGACGTCCTGCACGACTACCTGCTCTCGAACACCCAGCTCGGCGTCACGTGGGCCACCCCGCAGCTGCTGCAGGGCACCTTCGAGCACGACGTCGCGACGAAGTACGCGGGCATGGACTCGTACCTGTCGAAGACCATCGGTGTCACCCCGGCCGAGGTCGCGGCCCTCCGTGCCCGGTTCCTCGTCTCCGACGACGCCTCTGCCTCGGCCGTCACCGTCGGTGGGGTCACCGTGCCGCTCGCCGCTGCCGCGACCCCGGCCGGCGCGACCGTCACCGCACCGCTGACCGCGCTGACCGCCGCGGACGTGCACGTCACGACGACGAACTCGGCAGCGACCTCCTCGGTGGCCGTCACCGGTCGCAGCGCCGTCGTCACGGTGACCGCGGCGGACGGCACGACGACGAAGCAGTACCGCGTCACCGTGCAGCAGCCCGCCCTGTCCGTCGTCGCGAACGGCCCCGCCGCCCACGGCCCGTTCGCGCCCGGCTCCGCCGTGACGATCACGAGCGCCGGACTCACGCCCGGTGCGGTCTACTCGGTCGTCGTGCACTCCACCCCGCGCGTGATCGGCACGGTCACCGCGACGGCGGCCGGGACCGTCTCGGCCTCCGTCGTCCTGCCGGCCGACCTGGCCGCCGGCGCGCACACGCTGTTCCTGGCCGACGCGAAGGGGACCGCCGTCACCACCGCGGCACGCATCGTCCTGGTCGCCCGCTCGGCGACCGGGACCACCACGACCCGCGGGGGCACGACCGTGGCGACCGTCCCGGTCCGGTCCTCCTCCGCATCGGGTCCGTCCGTCGCCACGGGCGGCACGGTCGTGGCCAGCCCCGCCGACGGCGGCGTCCTGCCGTGGGTCCTGCTCGGCGGTCTCGGTTCGGCCCTGCTCGCCGGCCTCGGCGTGCTCCGCCTGCGCGGCCGGGCCAGCAACGGCCAGTTCCGCAGCGGCCGCTGA
- a CDS encoding LacI family DNA-binding transcriptional regulator has translation MSHAVPTILDVAAAAGVSKSVVSRALAGAYGVAPATVERVKQAASDLGYVANANARGMSAHRTHTVGAFVRDASTPFYGHLLTAFQLRAAERGYRVVTATGAGSFSIAEERRALETLVALRVEGLIVCSGALPVEDVLPFAQRIPTVVAGRPERDESVSSVYCDEHGGGTALADRVADLGHERVAVFTVARSGSLTQSARTDAMARQLGARGVDVVLVRLEDHGDDPRRLDSAVDHVVAVGGVTAIMAPSDHWAVGVLEAMRRRGLRAPEDLSVTGYDGIMPFATELFGITSWRQPLDVIGSLSVDDVVDQIDGVTSRATHTAIDGTLVPGRTLAPR, from the coding sequence GTGAGCCACGCCGTCCCGACGATCCTCGACGTCGCCGCTGCCGCCGGCGTCTCGAAGTCCGTCGTCTCGCGGGCGCTCGCCGGGGCCTACGGGGTCGCACCGGCGACGGTGGAGCGGGTGAAGCAGGCCGCCAGCGACCTCGGCTACGTGGCGAACGCGAACGCCCGGGGCATGTCCGCGCACCGGACCCACACGGTCGGCGCGTTCGTGCGTGACGCCTCCACCCCGTTCTACGGGCACCTGCTGACGGCGTTCCAGCTGCGCGCCGCCGAGCGCGGGTACCGGGTCGTCACGGCGACCGGGGCCGGGTCGTTCTCGATCGCGGAGGAACGGCGTGCGCTCGAGACGTTGGTCGCGTTGCGGGTCGAGGGGCTCATCGTCTGCAGCGGCGCCCTGCCCGTGGAGGACGTCCTGCCGTTCGCGCAGCGCATCCCGACGGTGGTCGCCGGGCGTCCGGAGCGGGACGAGTCGGTCAGCAGCGTCTACTGCGACGAGCACGGTGGCGGGACGGCGCTGGCGGACCGGGTCGCCGACCTGGGCCACGAGCGGGTCGCGGTCTTCACGGTCGCCCGGTCGGGGTCGCTGACGCAGTCGGCCCGCACGGACGCGATGGCCCGGCAGCTGGGCGCGCGGGGTGTCGACGTGGTGCTGGTCCGCCTGGAGGACCACGGCGACGACCCGCGCCGGCTCGACTCCGCCGTGGACCACGTGGTGGCGGTCGGGGGCGTGACGGCGATCATGGCGCCGAGCGACCACTGGGCGGTGGGTGTCCTCGAGGCGATGCGCCGCCGCGGGCTCCGGGCGCCGGAGGACCTGTCCGTCACCGGGTACGACGGCATCATGCCGTTCGCCACCGAGCTGTTCGGCATCACCTCGTGGCGGCAGCCGCTCGACGTGATCGGGTCCCTGTCGGTGGACGACGTGGTCGACCAGATCGACGGGGTGACCTCGCGGGCGACGCACACCGCCATCGACGGCACGCTGGTTCCGGGCCGGACGCTCGCCCCGCGCTGA
- a CDS encoding ABC transporter ATP-binding protein, whose amino-acid sequence MSMEGVAWSSLYKISTARDGKHGISRASVRRIMTFAVPYRSKLVVFILLSVVGAFLAVATPVLAGQVVDVIAARGAVGTIVWLAVVIALVAVADAATSLVTRWYSARIGEGVILDLRTAVFNHVQKMPIAFFTRTRTGALVSRLNNDVIGAQQAFSGTLSGVVTNIVALVLTLVVMLSTSWLVTVLAVVMLPVFLIPARRMGSRLAALRREAADHNSAMSTQMTERFSAPGATLVKLFGRPDEEAEEFRVRAARVRDIGVRSALLQFVFVTALTLVSALALALVYGVGGSLALGGQLNTGDVVTLALLLTRLYAPLTSLANARVEIMSAVVSFERVFEVLDLQPLIQEKPDAVTVPEGPVAVEFDDVRFAYPSADKVSLASLEEVATLDTRGGDEVLHGVSFRIEPGQTVALVGTSGAGKSTIAQLLSRLYDVDSGAVRLGGTDVRDVTFSSMRHTMGMVTQDGHLFHETILSNLRLARPEATEDEVWDAVRRARLEPLIRSLPDQLDTMVGERGYRLSGGERQRMTIARLLLAQPRVVILDEATAALDSTSEAAVQAALSEALEGRTAMVIAHRLSTIRSADLILVVEDGAIVERGTHEELLAAGGRYEELHRTQFAVQKEAVADEEAIGAV is encoded by the coding sequence CATGGAAGGCGTGGCCTGGAGCTCGCTGTACAAGATCTCGACCGCCCGGGACGGCAAGCACGGCATCTCCCGCGCGTCCGTGCGGCGGATCATGACGTTCGCCGTGCCGTACCGGTCGAAGCTCGTGGTCTTCATCCTGCTGTCCGTCGTGGGGGCGTTCCTGGCGGTCGCGACGCCGGTGCTCGCCGGTCAGGTGGTCGACGTCATCGCCGCCCGGGGCGCGGTCGGCACGATCGTCTGGCTCGCCGTCGTCATCGCCCTGGTCGCCGTCGCGGACGCCGCCACGTCACTCGTGACCCGCTGGTACTCGGCGCGGATCGGTGAGGGCGTGATCCTGGACCTCCGCACCGCCGTGTTCAACCACGTGCAGAAGATGCCGATCGCGTTCTTCACCCGCACCCGGACCGGCGCGCTCGTGAGCCGGCTCAACAACGACGTGATCGGCGCGCAGCAGGCCTTCAGCGGCACGCTGTCCGGCGTGGTCACGAACATCGTGGCGCTGGTCCTCACCCTGGTCGTGATGCTCAGCACCTCCTGGCTCGTGACGGTGCTCGCGGTGGTCATGCTCCCGGTCTTCCTCATCCCCGCACGCCGGATGGGCAGCCGCCTGGCCGCGCTCCGCCGTGAGGCCGCCGACCACAACTCCGCGATGAGCACGCAGATGACCGAGCGGTTCTCGGCGCCCGGCGCCACGCTCGTCAAGCTCTTCGGCCGCCCCGACGAGGAGGCCGAGGAGTTCCGCGTCCGCGCCGCCCGGGTCCGGGACATCGGGGTCCGGAGCGCGCTGCTGCAGTTCGTCTTCGTCACCGCGCTCACCCTGGTCTCCGCGCTCGCACTCGCACTCGTCTACGGGGTCGGCGGTTCGCTGGCACTCGGTGGCCAGCTGAACACCGGCGACGTCGTGACCCTGGCCCTCCTGCTCACCCGCCTGTACGCGCCGCTGACCAGCCTGGCGAACGCACGGGTGGAGATCATGAGCGCCGTCGTCAGCTTCGAGCGCGTCTTCGAGGTGCTGGACCTGCAGCCGCTCATCCAGGAGAAGCCCGACGCCGTCACCGTCCCCGAGGGCCCGGTCGCCGTGGAGTTCGACGACGTCCGGTTCGCCTACCCGTCCGCCGACAAGGTGTCCCTGGCCTCGCTCGAGGAGGTCGCCACGCTCGACACCCGCGGCGGCGACGAGGTCCTGCACGGTGTGTCCTTCCGGATCGAGCCGGGGCAGACCGTCGCCCTCGTCGGCACGTCCGGTGCCGGCAAGTCCACGATCGCGCAGCTGCTGTCACGCCTCTACGACGTCGACAGCGGCGCCGTCCGCCTGGGTGGAACGGACGTCCGTGACGTCACGTTCAGTTCGATGCGGCACACCATGGGCATGGTGACCCAGGACGGCCACCTGTTCCACGAGACGATCCTGTCGAACCTGCGTCTCGCCCGCCCCGAGGCGACCGAGGACGAGGTCTGGGACGCCGTCCGCCGTGCACGGCTCGAGCCGCTCATCCGGTCCCTGCCGGACCAGCTCGACACCATGGTCGGCGAGCGCGGCTACCGGCTGTCGGGCGGGGAGCGCCAGCGGATGACCATCGCACGGCTCCTGCTCGCGCAGCCGCGGGTCGTCATCCTCGACGAGGCGACGGCAGCGCTGGACTCCACGTCCGAGGCCGCCGTGCAGGCCGCCCTCAGCGAGGCGCTCGAGGGGCGCACGGCGATGGTGATCGCGCACCGCCTCTCCACCATCCGCAGCGCCGACCTGATCCTGGTGGTCGAGGACGGCGCGATCGTCGAGCGCGGGACGCACGAGGAACTGCTGGCCGCGGGCGGACGGTACGAGGAGCTGCACCGGACCCAGTTCGCGGTGCAGAAGGAAGCGGTGGCGGACGAGGAAGCGATCGGCGCGGTCTAA